The Cylindrospermum stagnale PCC 7417 genome segment AGAGATTTGGCTTGAACAGGTTCTTCCTCTTCTGGTGTTTGGCGCTGGATAGTCTCAGAAAGAGATTTGGCTTGAACAGGTTCTTCCTCTTCTGGTGTTTGGCGCTGGATAGTCTCAGAAAGAGATTTGGCTTGAACAGGTTCTTCCTCTTCCGGAGTTTGACGCTGGACACTTTGACTCTCAGGCGCACTAATCCGCTGCACTACTTCGTGCGCCATTTTGTCTGCTTCTTGCTCATACTTGTCCCCAGGCTGACCAATGGAGAGTTTCATCTGAATTCTCGGTGTCTTTGCTGGTGTTGAACGAGGTGCAAGTTTCACTCCATCGAGGAAACTATGACCAACTTCCTTTAATCCTTCAGCTTTAGCCTGTGCATCTGGTGTTTGGTCTTGTACTGGCAAGACTTCCTCAGTTTTCGGCTGAACGACAAAGCGACGCGGCGCGAATTGATTCGCCGCAGGTCTGTCAGAGGAGTTGGAAGAACTTTTAGCTGTTCTGTGTTCTCTGCTATACATTTATTTAATCCACAAAATATTTTTGTCCGAGCGATGATGCTTAACTATTCTTTCAACATCGCTTGTATTAATTTTGGCACACCCTTGCACAGCTTAGGTAGCATTCGCCACTTTTTTTCATACTTCGAGACAAGTATAGGCGATGGCGCAAAGCGATCGCTCAAAGAGCGATGGGCTACGCCCCGCCTTCTTGCGATCGCACATTGCACTTGTATTAAGAAATAAATTAGCGATCGCCACTTTTTCTATTAGCAAAATAAAAATGTGCGCTCGCCTCCGGCAGGCGCTTTGCGCCATCGCTAACGGCGGGCGCAAAGCGCCATTATCTTGTACGTAACGATCCCCTTCTTTCGTAGTAAAGATTTTTTATTTGGCTGTGACATTTATCACAAGGTATTGATGAGGAATCAGTTGCACTTTGATAAAGACTACTTGATTATATTTCCTCTACGATCAAAGTTTTGAATTATTTGTGAACCATCAGCTTTATTCATGCTCCTGGTTTTCAACTTCCCGTTATCCCAGTAGACATATTGATCTTGCCACTCTAACTTAGCATCCAAGTATTTTTCAAAGCGTTCTAACTGTTTACTACTGTTGTAGTACCCAATATAATACGACCGACGCTTTTCTGCTTCCTCCTGAGAAATAGGTTCTTCAGGTACAAAAGGAATTTGGTAAGATTTCCAGCTTCCAAAATAAGTAGCAGAGTTATTTGTGCTGTTTGTCATTCTGCTGTTAAGGTTTGGTGAAGGTATACATCCAGACAAATTAGGTGATGCGATCGCCATCATTACTAATAATGTAATCGGTAATAACATTGTGTTGGCTAATTTGTAGATTTTTACGATTCTTTAATCCCTATAGTGTTCATCAATGACTTCTGGAAGGTATGACAATTTTGACCGAATCCAAATGTCCATCGCCACTGTCCACTGTAACTAGAGGCAAAACTGCGAATGTCTGCCTTAATTGCTGCATTCGTCTTAGATCCTGTGTATACAGGATGAAACTGTTCGGCAGAATCTCCGTGGTGCGGATCTTTTGTTGAAGAGCCACCAAAGGAGGTCATACCATTCAATTCACCTTCCACGCCAAACAATGTACCCTTTAGTCCTACATGATACTTCGGCCACCACCCATAGCTCTCACCACCGTCTATTTCTGTCCACCAATGACCATACTTATCATCTCCAGTGAGCTGAATATGTTTTCGCTTCATAGTAATGAAGTCTAATGTCCGTGATGTTCCTGCACCCATCTTGCCTTTGCGCTGTACCGCACCCGTCTGCTGGACAACATGAGTCAACTCATGGGCAATCAACTCCTGTCCTCCCTTACTTCCAGGGTTGTATTCTCCACCTCTAAAGAATAAATCCTGACCTGTGGTAAACGCCCGTGCCTGAATTGATTGATTCAACTGATCAGATTTACTATCTGTGTGCACCTTCACACCACTGAAGTCAGCCCCAAAAGCTTTTTCCATCGGTTCCCGGACATTTTCCGCTAGTGGCTGTCCGCTACCCTTTGCTTGTTGAATAGATTCTTCTATATCCGGTGTGGCAGCTGTGCCGCCCTCACTAGAAACTCGCTGCACCATTGATTTGGCTTGAACAGGTTCTTCCTCTTCCGGTGTCTGGCGCTGGATAGTCTCAGATAAAGATTTGGCTTGTACCTCTTCCTCTTCCGGTGTCTGGCGCTGGATAGTCTCAGATAAAGATTTGGCTTGTACCTCTTCCTCTTCTGGTGTTTGACGCTGAATAGTCTCAGACAGAGATTTGGCTTGAACAGGTTCTTCCTCTTCTGGTGTTTGGCGCTGGACACTTTCACTCTCAGGCGCACTAATCCGCTGTACTACATCCTGCGCCATTTTGTCTGCTTCTTGCTCATACTTGTCTCCAGGCTGACCAATGGAGAGTTTCATCTGAATTCTCGGCGTCTTTGCTGGTGTTGAACGAGGTGCAAGTTTCACGCCATCGAGGAAACTATGACCAACTTCCTTTAATCTTTCAGCTTTAGCCTGTGCATCTGGTGTTTGGTCTTGTACTGGCGAGACTTCCTCAGTTTTCGGCTGAACGACAAAGCGACGCGGCGCGAATTGATTCGCCGCAGGTCTGTCAGAGGAGTTGGAAGAACTTTTAGCTGTTCTGTGTTCTCTGCTATACATTTATTTAATCCACAAAATATTTTTGTCCGAGCGATGATGCTTAACTATTCTTTCAACATCGCTTGTATTAATTTTGGCACACCCTTGCACAGCTTAGGTAGCATTCGCCACTTTTTTTCATACTTCGAGACAAGTATAGGCGATCGCTTGTAATATTTCTGATTCTCCCCATCCACCGGCATTTCTCTATCAATCAAGCTCAATCTCCATCGTCATCAAGACGGAGACTCGATGAAAATTCTGCTCTCCTCACCCAGATGCGGCTGTTTAATGAGTTCGTGGACTTTCAAAACCGTAAAAGGCCATTTGCTGACCGCGGCTTTCTTATTTACTGTTTGGTTGTAGACGGATAACTTTGAAACCTTGAGGATCACTTAAAGGTATATATACATTACCAGATGGATCTATTTCTAACTTACTTGGAGATCCTACTTGTGATTCTATCGGCAATAAATCTTGATTAACTAGATCAAAGGGAAACCATTAACATCTGTTTTTTTCAAAGATGTAGTTGTCTGTAACTTTCCGTCCAAAGAATAGACAAATAGAGTTCCGCCTTGACGCTCAGTTTCACCTGCATAGAAATAAAACATTGACGTTTTGTCAACGCTTACCAAGCGAGGTGTATCTTCTTTAATGGGCAGTTGTTCTTCTGGCAATTTAAAGGAGATTGTTTGGATTTTTTTACCTGAATAGTCGTAGTGCTCAACTTTAAGAATAACCACATTATTTACTACATCTGCACGGCTGCATACAAAAATATGATTATCTTCTTCTCTAACGAAAATTCCATGAATTTCTTGTTTCCACTCAACTTCACCTGTTGGTGATAAGCGAACTATCCCATCATAAATACGGGGGTAAATATTACCTTTGGCATCAACACCAGCTAGATTATGTAAATATTGAATTTTTGATTCAATAACTTCTCGTTTATCACTGGTCAAACTGCGTTTAATTAAAACGTGTCTATTACCTGAAGCATCATCTAAAAGACGAATAAAATAAACTTATTTAGCAGAACTAATCGTCAATTTATCAGAAGGTTCATCCCAGTTATAAACAGCAAGTATCTCCCCAGTAGCAACATCAAAACTAGCTAATCCTTGTTTAGGAGAGCGCACTGGTAAATATAGGGAATTTTCATCAGGAGCAATCAAAGATTCAAATTTACCCGCAAAACTAGGAAAATCCAATTTTTGATAATTTAGTTCACCTTGTTTTACCCATATATCCTTACCTTGACTATTTATTCTACGCAGTCGATGTGATAATTTATGTTGGTTTGTCTCCAAAATCTCCAATAGATAAATACCATTTTGGTGATCAGGATAAAAATCAACAATATCCCACCTATCTATACTGTTGGCGTTCACACTCAAATCTAATTGATCTATAAAATTGCCCTGAGAATTGAAACGCATAACTCTATATTTTCGTTCATCTGGTTCAGTCTCTTGAGGAACTTCAAAAAGTATATATAAATTTTTATTTTTATCAAGACGTATGCTATATACAGGACGAATCATCCGTCTTGACTTGGTTATGAATTTACCTGATAATGGCATATTTTCATAAGGTCTTTGAGGTATTGATTTGATATCATTTCCCCAAGGAATTGACCAAGTGAGTTTGGGAATGTAGTTTAGTTGTATAGATGATTCTTTATTGCTTATTTGAGGTATGACTGAATTGCTAGACTTAGGCACATTTGTATTTAATTTTTGCTTTTGCTCATAGCTTCCAGATAAGCAAAAAATTAGAAGACTGAGACAAATAAATGATCTTTGTGGGTAATAAATCACTTGATAACTTGCCAAAATTTATGCTATGACATCAAGATAGAAGCAGGGAATTCAATATTTTACTTTCTTTCCTAGTCTACCTAAGCAGGCTTTATATTACCAAGGTGCTGGAGCAAATTTTACTGGCTTTATCGGTTTACTTACATCTTCTAATATAGTGTCTTGCATGACACCAGATTTATCAGGAATGACCCATAAACTGAGAACCTGATGTCTTCCGTTACCATCTTCTGTACCTTTATAAATCACTACATGATTGAGTCCATTGATAAAGATAATATTTCCGGCTGGAATATTACCTTTTCTAATACCTGTATTTTTATCAAAAGGAATGTCCTGAGCCTTGCCATAATTTAGCTTATCTTTTAACACTTCATAATAGGCATCCACACCTGCCTATCGAGAAAACTATGACCAACTTCCTTTAATTCTTCCGCTTTAGCCTGTGCATCTGGTGTTTGGTCTTGTACTGGCGAGACTTCCTCAGTTTTCGGCTGAACGACAAAGCGACGCGGCGCGAATTGATTCGCCGCAGGTCTGTCAGAGGAGTTGGAAGAACTTTTAGCTGTTCTGTGTTCTCTGATATACATTTATTTAATCCACGAAATATTTTTGTACTAGCGATGATGCTTCACTATTCTCTCAACACCGCTTATATTAATTTTGGCACACCCTTGCAAGGACTAGGTAGCATTCGCCAGTTTTTTTCATACTTCGAGACAAGTATAGGCGATCGCGAACCCGAACAGCGTGTGCTTTGCACTCAGTGCTGCTGCTTTCAGTAGATCGCACATTACATTTCTCAGTCTCATCATCCAAGAGCACTTCTCTATCAATGATGATCAATCTCCATCATCACAGAGAGGAAGACTCGATGAAAACTCTGATCTGCTCACCCTGCTCCGGCTGTTTAATTAGTTCGTGAACTTTCAGAACAGTAAAAGGCCATTTGCTGACCTCTGCTTTATTTTCTCCTGGCAAGGGGTGGTCTGGTAAATCTAACTCAAGCAGTGAACCCCAATAACCTTCAAGCCATACACCACAGGAATTTGAATTCTTTGGGCAGATATTTCTCAACCGAGACAACAGTGATATGCCCATGCTAGTGTCATCCAGAGATAAAAAGATTGCATCTTTGTCAAGGTCTGTATCAGAAGTGCCAACGAAAGCATTACCGATGGCGAGTCGATACGAATCTTTAAAGCGAATCACCACTGGGAGTCGAAGTTGCTTTCTTGAACCAGAAGTTGTCTTGACTTGGTGGTTGAGCCAATCTAGCAGCACACTAAATGGCTTAATTGTGAGTTCAGGGGTGAAATTTACCCGATTTGTTGGTTTCTTGAGTGTCGTAATTGGTTTTTCCGTTTTGTTTAATTCTGAGATTAAAGGAATTGAGCTAGTGTGTCCACTTGTTGAATCTTGATACCCCAAGATAAGCACAATAATCAAACTAATCAAATTAGCCGCTTTCATCCAAAAGTCCTATGTCTGTAGAAGTCGCTTTCTTGATCCAGATGTTTGAGGACTGTTGATAATTGGTGTAGTCCTAGACTATTTTCGATAAAGCCGTCCATTGCGGACTTGCACCACTGGTTTATTGCACCGCCGCACCAGTTGTTCATCATGGGTAGTTACAATTACCGTTGCCCCAAAAGAATTTAACTTCTGGAGAATCTGCATCACTTGCCAGGAATTATCAGGATCGAGGTTTCCCGTAGGCTCATCTGCTAATAGCAGCGGTGGCGTTCCCACAATTGCCCGCGCAATACTCACCCGCTGCTGCTCTCCCCCAGAAAGTTGATCGGGAAAGCTATCAGCTTTGGACAATAAACCCACCAACTTTAAAGTTGGTTGTAAACGCCGTTGAATTTCCTTGCGAGTAAACCCTTGGGCTTGCAGCACAAAAGTGATGTTTTCCGCTACTGTCCGCTGGGGGATGAGTTTGTAGTCTTGAAAGACAATGCCGATGCGACGGCGCAATAACGATAAGCGATCGCCTCGCAAAGCCGCCACATCCAATTCGTCAACAATCACTTCTCCCTGTGTAGGTAATTCCTCCCCATACAGCAGTTTCAAAAGCGTAGATTTACCAGAACCACTTGGGCCTGTGATAAACAGAAATTCTCCCTGTTTGATCTCTATGCTCACATCTAATAGAGCATCATAGCCATTAGTATAAGTTTTTGTGACAGCACGTAATTGCACCATTGCCGCTGTCTGACTACTGTGATGTTTAGGTTCTCCATTCTCTCTGTGAACAGATTTGTCAGTATTTTCCTGAGTTGTTGATATCGGCATTACTAAATTTTCCTCACGCCCACAACCAAAAGTCTCCCCAAAATAAGGATTCCCAGGTTATGCCTGGGAATATCAAATCCAAAAAAGAAAATTTAAATTTTCTAGAAGCCCCAAGTGCCAAGTACGTATTATTACTTAGCCATCAAGACTCAGCAATCGAAACTCAGCTGACACCCCTTGCCGTCAAGCGATAAACAAAGGCTTTTACAGCAAACTCAGGCAAAGCCAACATCCGCCGCCAACGCCAAGGTTCTTGATAAAGCCGATACAGCCATTCCAAATTGTTATTTCCCAACCAAGCAGGAGCGCGAGTTTTCGTTCCTGACCAAATATCGAAACTACCACCAACGCCAATCCAAATCGCTTGGGGACACAAATGACGGTTTTCGGCAATCCATAATTCTTGACGTGGCACTCCCAAGCCCACAAAAATCACTTGTGGCTGTAATTCGGCCAGAGTTTGCCGCAATTGTTCTTCTTCTTCTGGAGAATGGTAGCCAGAGTGAGTACCTGCGATCCTCAAACCAGGAGCTTGCTGCTGCCATAACTCTGCCGCATTTGCAGCTACTCCAGGCGCTCCTCCATAGAAAAATACCTTTGCGTCGGTCGAATGTTGCCCAAGTTTTCGTAACAAGTTTTCAGCTAGTTCAATTCCGGGAAAACGTTGTACTTTTTGCCACAACAGCCATTGCAAATACAAAACAACCCCTGCTCCATCTGGAATCACTAGTTCAGCATTTTGAATGACCTTAGCTAGAGATATATTCCGCTCTGCCTGCATTGTCATTTCGGCATTCAGCGTTACCACATGAGTTCCTCTGCCTTGTTGCAGGCATTCTAGCAACCAGTCTGGATAATTTGTCATTACATGAACTGGTAACCCCAACACTGAAAACACTTTAGGCGGTTTAAACATAGCCTATTCTTGATTAGACTCAGACCGGATTTTCTCGAACGTTTAGTTTATCAAATTTTCTCTGAAGAAGGATTAGTGGATGCCAAGATGCACTCTCAGTTACGGGGATTCACAGTGCAGCGGCAAAGCTGCAATTGTTGTTATCCTAAGAAAACAGATCCAAGCCCAACTGGCTAGAAAACAGTGAGTGATTAATTTTAGTAGAAATATTTATACATTAATTCTTAAGGTAATACAATAGATAGTCTTCGGTTATGGCATCAGTTAGACAAAAGGTTAAAGCATTCACAATACCAGCTTTCAAAACTGCAAAAAGGTTCATTTAAAGCATAAGTTAGCTGGCTGAAAGAAAAATCTCTCTCCTTGAACGATAGGACGCGGTGGGAGGGTCAAAGTTAAGGTAGTGTAACGGGTAGAAGTTGGCTATGAGTAAAATTCGGATTGCTCTGATTGAAGATCATGACCTCACCCGTGT includes the following:
- a CDS encoding DUF6156 family protein, which produces MLLPITLLVMMAIASPNLSGCIPSPNLNSRMTNSTNNSATYFGSWKSYQIPFVPEEPISQEEAEKRRSYYIGYYNSSKQLERFEKYLDAKLEWQDQYVYWDNGKLKTRSMNKADGSQIIQNFDRRGNIIK
- a CDS encoding DUF4157 domain-containing protein yields the protein MYSREHRTAKSSSNSSDRPAANQFAPRRFVVQPKTEEVSPVQDQTPDAQAKAERLKEVGHSFLDGVKLAPRSTPAKTPRIQMKLSIGQPGDKYEQEADKMAQDVVQRISAPESESVQRQTPEEEEPVQAKSLSETIQRQTPEEEEVQAKSLSETIQRQTPEEEEVQAKSLSETIQRQTPEEEEPVQAKSMVQRVSSEGGTAATPDIEESIQQAKGSGQPLAENVREPMEKAFGADFSGVKVHTDSKSDQLNQSIQARAFTTGQDLFFRGGEYNPGSKGGQELIAHELTHVVQQTGAVQRKGKMGAGTSRTLDFITMKRKHIQLTGDDKYGHWWTEIDGGESYGWWPKYHVGLKGTLFGVEGELNGMTSFGGSSTKDPHHGDSAEQFHPVYTGSKTNAAIKADIRSFASSYSGQWRWTFGFGQNCHTFQKSLMNTIGIKES
- the ftsE gene encoding cell division ATP-binding protein FtsE, with amino-acid sequence MPISTTQENTDKSVHRENGEPKHHSSQTAAMVQLRAVTKTYTNGYDALLDVSIEIKQGEFLFITGPSGSGKSTLLKLLYGEELPTQGEVIVDELDVAALRGDRLSLLRRRIGIVFQDYKLIPQRTVAENITFVLQAQGFTRKEIQRRLQPTLKLVGLLSKADSFPDQLSGGEQQRVSIARAIVGTPPLLLADEPTGNLDPDNSWQVMQILQKLNSFGATVIVTTHDEQLVRRCNKPVVQVRNGRLYRK
- a CDS encoding WecB/TagA/CpsF family glycosyltransferase produces the protein MFKPPKVFSVLGLPVHVMTNYPDWLLECLQQGRGTHVVTLNAEMTMQAERNISLAKVIQNAELVIPDGAGVVLYLQWLLWQKVQRFPGIELAENLLRKLGQHSTDAKVFFYGGAPGVAANAAELWQQQAPGLRIAGTHSGYHSPEEEEQLRQTLAELQPQVIFVGLGVPRQELWIAENRHLCPQAIWIGVGGSFDIWSGTKTRAPAWLGNNNLEWLYRLYQEPWRWRRMLALPEFAVKAFVYRLTARGVS